One genomic segment of Pedobacter endophyticus includes these proteins:
- the tnpA gene encoding IS200/IS605 family transposase yields the protein MSYVRIWVHIVFSTKNRHPYLTKNIRYQIQNHIAKNCKEKSILLKDINGYTEHLHCLISLGKEQTIAQVVQLIKGESAHWINNNNLISDTFMWQDDYFAVSVSESNLETVSNYIKNQENHHRKKTFDEEVKEFIDKYKFELQKD from the coding sequence ATGTCGTATGTAAGAATTTGGGTTCACATTGTGTTCTCAACAAAAAACCGACATCCCTATTTAACAAAAAACATTCGCTATCAAATTCAAAATCACATTGCAAAGAACTGTAAGGAAAAATCCATTCTGTTAAAAGACATCAATGGCTACACTGAGCACCTGCATTGTTTGATATCGCTTGGGAAAGAACAAACTATTGCCCAAGTGGTTCAATTGATAAAAGGAGAATCGGCGCACTGGATAAACAACAACAATCTCATCAGCGACACCTTTATGTGGCAAGACGATTATTTTGCTGTTTCAGTTAGCGAATCGAACTTAGAAACTGTAAGTAATTACATCAAAAATCAGGAAAACCACCATCGTAAAAAAACTTTTGATGAAGAAGTAAAAGAGTTCATCGATAAGTATAAATTTGAACTACAGAAAGATTAA
- a CDS encoding GNAT family N-acetyltransferase has translation MLTLNFTKFPVLETERLILREHALSDAETLFAMRTNETVMKYIYRERPKNIQEIEAFISSFNIGFANGDNLAWVIALKENPSQMVGSLGYWRTDYANHRAEIGYMLHPNYWRMGIVSEALAKTITFGFKNMNLHSICANVSPKNNASQQILIKHGFKKEAHFKQNYYFRGQFLDSEIYGLLNPGH, from the coding sequence ATGCTAACCCTCAACTTCACCAAATTTCCTGTACTTGAAACCGAACGCTTAATTCTGCGGGAGCACGCACTTTCGGATGCCGAAACCTTATTCGCCATGCGAACGAACGAAACGGTAATGAAATACATTTATAGAGAAAGGCCTAAAAATATTCAGGAAATTGAAGCATTTATTTCATCTTTTAACATTGGTTTCGCGAATGGCGATAACCTTGCTTGGGTAATTGCATTGAAAGAAAACCCTAGTCAAATGGTTGGCTCTTTAGGTTATTGGCGCACAGATTATGCAAATCATAGAGCAGAGATTGGTTATATGCTACATCCTAATTATTGGAGGATGGGCATTGTTTCAGAAGCTTTGGCAAAAACAATCACCTTTGGTTTTAAAAATATGAACTTACATAGTATTTGTGCTAATGTTAGTCCTAAGAATAATGCTTCGCAGCAAATTTTGATTAAACATGGATTTAAAAAAGAAGCTCATTTTAAGCAAAATTACTATTTCAGGGGGCAATTCTTAGATAGCGAAATTTATGGTTTGCTAAATCCAGGCCATTAG
- a CDS encoding pentapeptide repeat-containing protein — translation MPENYIADKTFDKEDYTLRPLPKAEYENCKFINCNFSSSDLSGVKFLDCQFISCNLSLASFAKTALIDVNFSDCKMLGLRFENCNDFGLAFSFDNCKLDHSSFYKLKLKKTTFKNSQLHEVDFSECDLMQSVFDYCDLSAATFDRTNLEKVDFRTAYNYSIDPNSNRVKKARFSKSGLAGLLYKYDIQISE, via the coding sequence ATGCCCGAAAATTACATAGCCGACAAAACGTTTGATAAAGAAGATTACACCTTGCGGCCTTTACCAAAAGCAGAATACGAAAACTGCAAATTTATCAACTGTAACTTCTCAAGTTCCGACTTAAGCGGTGTCAAATTCCTAGACTGCCAATTTATTTCATGTAATTTAAGTCTTGCAAGCTTTGCCAAAACAGCTTTAATCGACGTTAATTTTAGCGATTGCAAAATGCTGGGGCTCCGTTTCGAAAACTGTAACGATTTCGGACTCGCTTTCAGTTTCGACAATTGTAAGCTAGACCATTCTTCCTTTTATAAGTTGAAACTGAAGAAAACCACTTTCAAAAATTCACAGCTGCATGAAGTTGATTTTTCAGAATGCGACTTAATGCAATCGGTTTTTGATTATTGCGATTTATCAGCGGCAACATTCGATAGAACAAACTTAGAAAAGGTCGATTTCCGAACAGCTTATAATTATTCCATCGATCCTAACAGCAATCGCGTCAAAAAGGCACGTTTCTCTAAATCGGGCTTGGCAGGTCTTTTATATAAATACGATATTCAGATTAGTGAATAA
- a CDS encoding PD-(D/E)XK nuclease family protein translates to MKPFLQEVAEDLVTRFGDRLQDCSIVFNNKRPAAYLQKHLADIIRKPFFSPSFFTIQEFFSCSTSYKIADFYLQFFTLHKIYNQLLAEEKLEAISSYKFFPLAKIILSDFSQIDADLVDAQKLYRDLEDISVINQDFDYLSPEQYQFLSQFWTSYSEGKHKKQQELFIKMWRRMPKLYNKFHATLKEQGYLTNGSVYRHLAGDITSHREFTANFGKEKIIFVGFNALSSAEAKIFTQLQEADKALFYFDADSYYLDDVSQEAGLFLRKNLNTLGLKNEFAAAESLMKNGEHQVNVFKVQGQSAQAKILNEILEEDYANAESVGKTVIVLADESLLIPTLQTIPTAYNGAAIDLNVTMGFALATSSIFGLVDLWLTSQLEILKAEKVLYKNVESFLTHPLTGLTQKMRDKILTALLAENQVEIDHKRLLRQRGLFEVFYKKIDGPQFVVANLLEVLDFVLTRLSNAKTLKKIDAELFVKTIQELNRLQDTFGNHIGKEEIPFVIYLVQKSLQAISVPLSGDPLNGIQVMGLLETRNLNFDKVVILGFNEGIIPKSSIGNSFIPDSIRRVYGLPVLENLDAISSYMVYRLMQRARNINFVYNSLTDESTSGEASRILKQLEYESGFSFTYNELNLEVKTEQQKEVLIEKTGNAFIQQTLQRYLDKKKILSPSALTQYISNPIDFFFNYIAGIKEPKEISAVVEANEIGSILHKVMEYFYEDLRDAEITAERINARRSTVPKLIQRAFNAVMFNHPDLVMEYKGMQKVILAIVDAYVNIILNHDISQTPFTIISLEQKVEAEISFPLNGKDESVKIFGYIDRVDVKDGVTKIVDYKTGSDKLAFKDVDELFNSDGKHINKALIQTLLYTYAYEQFAGKTCVEPNLYIVKTMNDPVYGGVWFKSNRQVLRGDFLEEIKPLFLTKLKEKLAELFSAPYFKASEIPDNYKYSIYKTLFGK, encoded by the coding sequence ATGAAACCATTTTTACAGGAAGTTGCCGAAGATTTAGTTACCAGGTTTGGCGACCGTTTACAAGATTGCTCAATCGTTTTCAACAATAAACGGCCAGCTGCTTATTTGCAAAAGCATTTGGCCGACATTATCCGGAAGCCTTTTTTTAGTCCTTCGTTTTTTACTATTCAGGAGTTCTTTTCGTGCTCAACCAGCTATAAAATTGCCGATTTTTACCTGCAGTTTTTTACGCTGCATAAAATCTATAATCAGCTATTGGCCGAAGAAAAGTTAGAGGCCATATCCAGCTACAAGTTTTTTCCTTTAGCGAAAATCATCTTAAGTGACTTTAGCCAGATAGATGCTGATTTGGTAGATGCTCAGAAGCTGTATCGCGATTTGGAGGACATTTCGGTAATTAATCAGGACTTCGATTATTTGAGTCCTGAGCAATACCAGTTTCTGTCTCAATTCTGGACTTCTTACTCGGAAGGAAAACACAAGAAGCAACAGGAGTTATTTATAAAAATGTGGCGACGGATGCCAAAGCTTTATAATAAGTTTCACGCTACGCTAAAAGAGCAAGGCTACTTGACCAACGGTTCTGTTTACCGCCATTTGGCTGGCGATATTACCAGCCACAGGGAATTTACCGCGAACTTTGGCAAAGAAAAAATCATTTTTGTTGGTTTCAATGCGCTGAGCAGCGCCGAGGCCAAAATATTTACTCAACTACAGGAAGCGGATAAGGCATTATTCTATTTCGATGCCGACAGCTATTATTTAGACGATGTTTCGCAGGAAGCCGGTTTGTTTTTAAGGAAAAACCTGAATACGCTCGGCTTAAAAAATGAATTTGCTGCGGCTGAAAGCCTCATGAAAAACGGCGAACATCAGGTGAACGTGTTTAAGGTTCAAGGCCAGTCGGCGCAGGCAAAAATACTAAATGAAATTTTAGAGGAAGATTACGCGAATGCCGAAAGCGTTGGTAAAACGGTTATCGTTTTGGCCGACGAAAGTTTATTGATTCCTACCTTGCAAACAATTCCAACTGCATATAATGGCGCTGCAATAGACTTGAATGTGACGATGGGTTTTGCGTTGGCAACTTCGAGTATTTTTGGTCTGGTAGATTTATGGCTAACCAGTCAGCTCGAAATTTTAAAAGCCGAGAAAGTGCTATACAAAAATGTTGAATCTTTTTTAACGCATCCGCTAACCGGCCTGACGCAAAAAATGCGTGACAAGATCCTCACCGCCTTGCTAGCCGAAAACCAGGTCGAAATTGACCACAAACGGTTGTTACGGCAACGCGGTTTGTTCGAAGTGTTTTACAAGAAAATTGACGGACCTCAGTTTGTAGTTGCGAACTTATTGGAGGTGTTGGATTTTGTTTTAACGAGGTTATCGAACGCCAAAACGTTAAAAAAGATTGATGCGGAGCTGTTTGTGAAAACCATTCAAGAACTCAATCGATTACAGGATACGTTTGGAAACCACATCGGGAAAGAAGAAATTCCGTTTGTGATTTATTTGGTTCAAAAATCGCTACAGGCCATTTCTGTGCCGCTTTCTGGCGATCCGCTAAATGGCATTCAGGTGATGGGATTGCTTGAAACCCGAAACTTAAACTTCGATAAAGTGGTGATTTTAGGTTTTAATGAAGGAATTATTCCGAAATCATCAATCGGAAATAGTTTCATTCCAGATTCTATTCGCCGGGTGTACGGCTTGCCTGTTTTAGAAAATCTCGATGCTATTTCATCGTACATGGTTTATCGCCTAATGCAAAGGGCAAGAAACATCAACTTTGTTTATAACAGCTTAACTGATGAATCCACTTCGGGCGAAGCCAGCAGAATCTTAAAACAACTGGAGTACGAAAGCGGCTTCAGTTTTACCTACAATGAGCTGAATCTGGAAGTAAAAACTGAACAGCAAAAAGAAGTTCTGATAGAGAAAACGGGCAATGCCTTTATTCAGCAAACATTACAAAGGTACCTCGACAAAAAGAAAATTTTGTCGCCTTCGGCATTAACGCAATACATTTCTAATCCGATCGATTTTTTCTTCAATTATATCGCCGGCATCAAGGAACCAAAGGAAATTAGCGCCGTGGTTGAGGCTAACGAGATTGGTTCGATTTTGCATAAGGTAATGGAGTATTTCTACGAAGATTTGAGGGATGCTGAAATTACGGCTGAAAGAATCAACGCTCGACGAAGCACCGTTCCGAAGCTTATACAGCGGGCTTTTAACGCAGTAATGTTTAATCATCCCGATTTGGTGATGGAATATAAAGGCATGCAAAAAGTGATTTTGGCCATTGTTGATGCTTATGTGAACATTATTTTGAACCACGATATTTCGCAAACGCCGTTTACGATTATCAGTCTTGAGCAAAAGGTTGAAGCCGAAATCAGCTTTCCGTTAAATGGAAAGGATGAAAGCGTTAAGATTTTTGGATATATAGACCGGGTTGATGTTAAGGACGGTGTTACAAAAATTGTAGATTATAAAACAGGAAGCGATAAATTGGCATTTAAGGATGTAGATGAACTTTTTAATTCGGATGGAAAACATATTAACAAGGCCCTGATTCAAACGTTGCTTTACACGTATGCGTACGAGCAATTCGCCGGCAAAACCTGTGTTGAACCGAATTTGTATATCGTTAAAACCATGAACGACCCTGTTTATGGCGGCGTTTGGTTTAAATCGAACAGGCAAGTATTGCGGGGCGATTTTTTGGAAGAAATTAAGCCTTTGTTTTTAACTAAACTCAAAGAAAAGCTTGCCGAACTTTTTAGTGCTCCTTATTTTAAGGCTAGCGAAATTCCGGATAATTATAAATATTCGATTTATAAAACCTTGTTTGGGAAATGA
- a CDS encoding iron chaperone, whose product MEKQEPKTIDEYIALFPAKTQTILQQLRETIHNAVPNAKEVISYKMPAFKQNGILVYFAAYKNHIGFYPTGSGIEAFQHEFGDYKWSKGAVQFPIDKPMPLDLIARITKFKAERDKAPTRKK is encoded by the coding sequence ATGGAAAAACAGGAACCAAAAACAATTGATGAGTACATTGCCCTTTTCCCTGCAAAAACACAGACAATTCTGCAGCAGCTTCGCGAAACGATACATAACGCTGTACCAAATGCCAAAGAGGTAATCAGCTATAAAATGCCTGCATTTAAACAAAATGGGATTTTGGTTTACTTCGCAGCCTATAAAAACCACATCGGCTTTTACCCAACAGGCTCCGGAATCGAAGCATTTCAGCATGAGTTTGGCGATTACAAATGGAGCAAGGGCGCCGTTCAGTTTCCAATTGATAAACCGATGCCGTTGGATTTGATCGCCAGGATTACAAAGTTTAAGGCGGAGAGGGATAAGGCTCCGACGAGGAAAAAGTAA
- a CDS encoding Tex family protein → MLTHHKIIAAELKVAEKQVTATINLLDEGATVPFISRYRKELTGSLNEVEVAAIRDRVLQLRDLDKRREAILKSMTDLGKLTPELEKQLNEAETISLLEDIYLPFKPKRKTRASAAKEKGLEPLALQIFEQQSFDLETSAAQFIDAEKGVASLDEALAGARDIIAEMISENAEARTKMRTYFQEKAVFKSEVIKGKEEEGIKYKDYFEWNEPVKTAASHRVLAMRRGEKELILRLDALPPAEGALEILENQFILANNAASKQVQQALEDGYKRLLEPAMETELRVLTKQKADEEAIRVFAENARQLLLAAPMGQKNVLAIDPGFRTGCKVVCLDKQGQLLENTAIYPHTGQGNIKNAAFAIQQLCEKYDIEAIAIGNGTAGRETEAFIRGLNLPHITVVMVNESGASIYSASEVAREEFPTQDITVRGAVSIGRRLMDPLAELVKIDPKSIGVGQYQHDVDQNKLQASLDDTVISAVNAVGVELNTASKQILAYVSGLGPTLAQNIVDYRNTNGAFKNRESLKKVPRLGDKAYEQAAGFLRIRNAENVLDTSGVHPERYVVVDKMAKDLGTTVSALMKDTQLQKQIKPQQYVTDDIGLPTLNDILKELAKPGRDPREQFEAFSFTDGVNEIGDLRTGMKLPGIVTNITNFGAFVDIGVHQDGLVHTSQLANRFVANPNDVVKVHQKVEVTVMEVDVARKRISLSMKSEESPKSGVRSPKSETQKSKRDFKSNNPKQSAKPRNEPKDADGDLQEKLAKLKGMFK, encoded by the coding sequence ATGTTAACTCACCATAAAATAATTGCAGCTGAATTAAAAGTTGCAGAAAAGCAAGTAACTGCAACCATCAATTTGTTAGACGAAGGTGCAACAGTGCCCTTTATTTCGCGTTATCGAAAAGAATTAACCGGCAGTTTAAATGAGGTTGAAGTTGCCGCCATACGCGACAGGGTTTTGCAACTCCGCGATTTGGACAAGCGACGGGAAGCGATCTTAAAATCGATGACTGACCTTGGAAAGTTAACGCCTGAGCTCGAAAAACAATTAAACGAGGCTGAAACCATTTCGCTTTTGGAGGATATTTATCTACCCTTCAAGCCGAAGCGCAAAACCCGTGCTTCGGCGGCAAAGGAAAAGGGCTTAGAACCGCTGGCCTTACAAATTTTTGAGCAACAAAGTTTTGATTTAGAAACTTCGGCCGCTCAATTTATTGATGCCGAGAAAGGGGTTGCCTCACTTGATGAGGCGCTCGCGGGTGCCCGCGACATCATTGCAGAAATGATTTCCGAAAATGCCGAAGCACGCACCAAAATGCGCACATACTTCCAGGAGAAAGCCGTGTTTAAATCAGAAGTAATTAAGGGCAAGGAAGAGGAAGGTATAAAGTACAAGGATTATTTTGAATGGAACGAACCGGTGAAGACGGCTGCCTCGCACCGCGTTTTGGCCATGCGCCGTGGCGAAAAAGAATTGATTTTGCGCTTAGATGCATTGCCACCCGCCGAAGGCGCATTGGAAATTCTCGAAAATCAGTTTATTTTGGCAAACAATGCAGCGTCTAAGCAAGTGCAGCAAGCCTTAGAAGACGGTTACAAACGTTTACTGGAGCCCGCAATGGAAACCGAGCTTCGCGTGTTAACCAAACAAAAAGCAGACGAGGAAGCCATCCGTGTTTTCGCAGAGAATGCCCGCCAATTGTTATTGGCAGCTCCAATGGGACAGAAAAACGTATTGGCTATCGACCCCGGTTTCCGCACTGGTTGTAAAGTGGTTTGTTTAGATAAGCAAGGTCAATTGTTAGAAAACACCGCAATTTATCCGCACACCGGACAGGGAAATATTAAAAATGCAGCATTCGCCATTCAGCAACTTTGCGAAAAATATGACATTGAGGCCATCGCCATTGGCAATGGAACCGCCGGCAGAGAAACTGAAGCTTTTATCAGAGGTTTAAACCTGCCGCACATTACCGTTGTAATGGTAAATGAAAGTGGTGCTTCAATTTATTCGGCTTCTGAAGTTGCCCGTGAAGAATTTCCGACGCAGGACATTACCGTTCGTGGCGCTGTTTCAATCGGCCGCCGTTTGATGGACCCCTTAGCGGAGCTGGTAAAAATCGATCCAAAATCTATCGGAGTTGGCCAGTATCAGCACGATGTTGATCAGAATAAGTTACAAGCCAGTCTCGATGATACCGTAATCAGCGCTGTAAATGCCGTTGGCGTAGAATTGAACACGGCTTCAAAACAAATTTTGGCTTATGTTTCCGGCTTAGGCCCAACTTTGGCGCAAAACATTGTCGATTACAGAAATACAAATGGGGCTTTCAAAAACCGTGAAAGTTTAAAAAAGGTGCCTCGTTTGGGCGACAAGGCTTATGAGCAGGCAGCAGGTTTCTTGCGCATTCGCAATGCCGAGAATGTGCTAGACACGAGCGGAGTTCACCCAGAGCGTTACGTCGTGGTCGATAAAATGGCGAAAGATTTAGGCACAACCGTTTCTGCCTTAATGAAGGATACACAATTGCAAAAGCAAATTAAGCCGCAACAATATGTAACTGACGATATTGGCTTGCCAACCTTGAACGATATCTTAAAAGAACTAGCCAAACCCGGTCGAGATCCACGCGAACAATTTGAGGCTTTCAGTTTTACAGATGGCGTAAACGAAATTGGCGATTTAAGAACCGGTATGAAGCTTCCCGGTATTGTAACCAACATTACCAATTTTGGTGCTTTTGTTGATATTGGCGTACATCAAGACGGTTTGGTGCATACCAGCCAGTTGGCCAATCGCTTTGTGGCCAACCCGAATGATGTGGTAAAGGTTCATCAAAAGGTTGAGGTTACCGTAATGGAAGTTGATGTTGCCCGCAAAAGAATCTCGCTTTCAATGAAAAGTGAAGAAAGTCCCAAGTCGGGAGTCCGAAGTCCGAAGTCTGAAACGCAGAAAAGTAAGCGTGATTTTAAATCCAACAACCCAAAACAAAGCGCTAAGCCTCGCAATGAGCCAAAAGATGCTGATGGCGATTTACAGGAAAAGCTGGCTAAGCTGAAAGGGATGTTCAAATAG
- a CDS encoding pyruvate dehydrogenase complex E1 component subunit beta: MREIQFREALREAMQEEMRKDDRVFLLGEEVAEYNGAYKVSQGMLDEFGAKRIIDTPIAELGFAGIATGAATAGLIPIVEFMTFNFSLVAIDQIINGAAKILSMSGGQFSCPMVFRGPTGNAGQLGAQHSQNFENWYANTPGLKVVVPATPYDAKGLLKQAIIDPDPVIFMESEVMYGDKGDVPAEEYYLEIGKASVTKQGTDVTIVTFGKMLTRVVNPAVEELTKEGINVEVIDLRTVRPIDYATIIESVKKTNRLVVVEEAWPLASLSGEIAFMVQKQAFDYLDAPVLRITCADVPLPYSPTLIAASLPNAEKVVKAVKEVMYVKK, translated from the coding sequence ATGAGAGAAATCCAATTTAGAGAAGCACTACGCGAAGCCATGCAAGAAGAAATGCGTAAAGATGATCGCGTTTTTTTATTAGGTGAAGAAGTAGCAGAATATAACGGAGCGTACAAAGTAAGTCAAGGCATGCTTGATGAATTTGGTGCGAAACGCATTATCGATACCCCGATTGCCGAGTTAGGCTTCGCAGGTATTGCAACTGGTGCTGCAACGGCAGGCCTCATTCCAATTGTGGAGTTCATGACATTCAACTTCTCACTGGTAGCTATCGACCAAATCATCAACGGCGCAGCTAAAATTTTATCAATGAGCGGCGGTCAGTTCTCTTGCCCAATGGTTTTCCGCGGCCCAACTGGTAACGCAGGCCAATTAGGCGCACAACACTCTCAAAACTTCGAAAACTGGTATGCAAATACACCAGGTTTAAAAGTGGTAGTTCCCGCTACACCTTATGATGCAAAAGGATTATTAAAGCAAGCCATTATAGATCCCGATCCGGTTATTTTTATGGAATCGGAAGTAATGTACGGCGATAAAGGAGACGTTCCTGCAGAAGAATATTATTTAGAAATCGGCAAGGCCAGTGTAACCAAACAAGGTACCGATGTAACCATCGTAACTTTCGGTAAAATGTTGACCCGTGTGGTAAATCCAGCCGTAGAAGAACTTACCAAAGAAGGCATCAACGTTGAGGTGATTGATTTACGCACCGTACGTCCTATTGATTATGCTACCATTATCGAATCAGTGAAGAAGACAAACCGCTTGGTTGTTGTAGAAGAAGCCTGGCCATTGGCATCACTTTCGGGCGAAATCGCTTTTATGGTTCAAAAACAAGCTTTCGATTACTTAGATGCACCAGTTTTACGTATAACTTGTGCCGATGTTCCACTTCCATACTCGCCAACTTTAATTGCTGCAAGCTTGCCAAATGCCGAGAAAGTTGTTAAGGCAGTTAAAGAAGTAATGTACGTTAAAAAGTAA